The Capra hircus breed San Clemente chromosome 22, ASM170441v1, whole genome shotgun sequence DNA segment CAGGATTCACATGAATCGGGAAACTATGCTCACAAGGGTATTACTAAGGGATCGATTCTTACAGTGTTTGCAGTGCATTTTTATGCTTATCATTAAACTACACATCAAGAAGTTTTCACTTGTCCAGGAATCCTGTTCACAGGCCCAAATGACACACAAATAGCCCATATGTATTTGTGTCTCAAAGAGAAGAATTGAAGCAGCTGCTACTGAAATTCATGCGTCATTATTTTCCCCACACCTTTGGCGCCGAGTTTTCATTCACACATATACTGAGGGAAACTTCTGCCTCATGAAGAAACTTCTTGGTATTTTCTGGACAAGTTCTAGTCTGACATTTATGTTCAGTTTTGAAGATGaggaagggaaaacaaaacaaaacaaaaggagcCTCACATTTTAAAGCAGAGCTCTGAGGGTGACATTGCTGAAATTCCTGCTTGTAAGCAAGGACAGAAAGTACTCTGCTGAATCAAACAATAAGATGAGAGAGGAGCTggacagaagaaagaggaaggtggAGGAACTGGCTACAGGAGCAAACAGCAGCCGGAGGAGGAGTGGGGAAGAGACAAGACACAGCCAGAGAAACCACGGTCAGTAATGAATCCGATGCCCAACAAGCCCTTTTCTAGAGACAGGTCAcatgcaggtttcttttcaatCTGTTAACGTTAATAAGATATCAGTCTTCTGCTCTGCCATAGTGAAATTCTGCTTCCCTGCCTCCTTGGAAAACAGGGAGGAGAACACAGAGGGGGGGAATTGACAAGAAAACCTGAAACTCTTTGATGGGAAAAATATAACAGcctttttcaaatttaaatcaTCCCTTTCTAAACCAGCGTGATTTTCGCCCAGCTTTCTTCAGAAAAACGTACGAGAGGACTGCGCTCCAGGACAGGGAGGGCCCCACCGTCACGCAGGACGGTGTCCACCATCCCAGCTGCTGAAATGCACTTGGTGTGGCCTCCTTAGCCAGGAGCATCTTCCGAGTCATCACAGAGTCTGGCAGAGAGGCGCCCGTGTGACCTTCATCTGGCCTTCAACTTGGCCTTTTCTTAAAAGACACCGTGAAGCCGGACACTTGCTTTTAGGCAAACCCACCAAACCGACCGCACAGATCTCCGAGTTGATCACCCATGTCAAGGGAGAGGCCACGGGCCTCCCCACGGTGGCCCCAGGCCCTGTCCTACCTGGTGGAGGAGGGAGCTGTTCGTCAGCCCCGGGGCCGCTGGGCTGGGGCCCGCGTGTTTCGGGTGGACGTTGTTCACGGCCGGCAGTCTGGCCACCTTGGCGGGcttgctgctgccgccgccgctgtTGACACCGCTCGAGCCGGGTgagcactttcttttctttcctaggaGTTTGTCCAGAGGAGTGTGCGAGTGCGGGTAGGCGCCGTGGGAGTTGACGGGTAGCTCACTGCCGGCCTGGTGCACAAAGGGGCCGAGGGAGAGTGTGGAATCGCCGCTGTTGACCATCACGCTCATCCTCTTGATGGACTCGCAGGGGTTCCCGCCGGAGGTGCCCCGGCACCCCGGCTGCTCGTGCCGGCCACCCAGTGAGTTCGCTCGGCTGACCACACAGTTGAGGCTGATGCCTGGGGCAGAGGCTACCGCTGCGGGGTGGGGAGGTCCCGAGTGAGCCACGCAGTTTTTCCTAAAAGACTCCATGGAATGAGAAGAAGAGGACGAGGATgccgaggaggaggacgagggaACTAACAGTGGGGAGCTGTTTTTGCGTTTCTTTCCTGAGCCGCCGCTGGCACTGCTACTGGCACTGTGACAGTTCGTGCTGTTACCAGAAGAATCCTTGGGCCGCAAAGACTTGCTGGATTTCAGCTTCTGAGGTTTCCGGGCCATGGGGGAAGAGGGCACGGAGGACAGGCCGGAGGGcgtggagggggaggaggaggaagacactTGTCTGGACTGCATACTGCTCACAGGGTCCACAGCCCCGGAGGCGGCGGGCTGGGCGTTCAGTGTGGTTCCGTGAGCTGGGACCGACTTACTGCTGGGGGAGACGCAGGTGGACGAGAGCGGGACGGGGGAAGGCGACATGGTGGCTGCTGCCAGGTAGCTAACCCCACAGTGTGACGTCGGCACAGAGTTTGTCCGGTGAGGAACACGTGTGGACATGGGCGACGTGGTACTGGGAAcgggtgggatcttcctgcaaaACAGAAGAGGGCATGAGCAGCATCCACCATGGCCCTTCGCAGAAGCTTTCAGAAGGAGACCTCCTTCACCTCTGGCACTGAATACACCCCTTGGTCACAGGGAGTGCGCCAAgatgctgagccacaaggagtgCCACTCCAAATTCTTCCCACTTTGCTGTGCTCTGAGAACACTGGCCTCAAGTCCATGCGCTGGGGCCACAGGTTCACACCGCACCTTTCCACCCGGCACCCCGAGCGCCCCGGTTCTGGCTACTGGTCTTCCTTCTTCCTACACCAGGTCATGACGCTAGACCTCATGCATCTTCTGCCTGAGACACTGCCACCCCAACTGCTGCTCATCCTTCCGCTTTGGCCCATCATCACTTTCTTAGGAAATATGACCTTCCTAACTTGCTTACTTCCCACTCTGCCCCATTTCTAGACTTGGGAAGGCTCTGGTCGTTTTAAAAAGCGTGACCGAGGATCACTGTCCAGTGTCTCTGCAGATGGAGCAATTCACAGCCGATTTGCTACTGTCCATCCAGCACAGTGCCTAGAACACAAAGGCACTCAAACACTAAGAGAACTCATGAGCAAATGGGGAAAAAGGAAGGACAGACTAGTCAGTAACAACTGCCAGGTCCCAGATACTGCCTGAAGAGCTGGGAAGCTCCAAATCTCAGGGGATTTCTGGTCAGTGTTCTGACAATGGATTCTGATAATACTATCTGGGTATCTATTCAAACAGTCAAATGAGGGACCCTCCCCACTTTTATTTTAGCTGACTTTTAAAACCTAACAAGCACCAAAATATCAAAAGGCCCTATAGCGTAATTAACACTCAGGTGGCAAAACAGCAAATGGCCTCACTGGAAGTCAGCTGCCAAGACTGCCCTGCCCCAAACTTCACGGGGCAGCTCTGGCTGATCCAACTACCAGCAGCGGTCCTCAACCTTCAAGTCAGAGAGCTGGCCTAGACTGCTGCCAAATCTCCGTTGCTGATTTTTGAGAAGAACTACAGCTATTCATGAAAGGAATTAAATGACTGCAAGTGTTCACACCAGCCTTCAAACCCTCCCCCAGCAAGAGTGTGGCTCCTACTCTGAGTCTGTGCTTCCAAACGTGGCTGCACGTCACAATCACCCATGGCGTTCAGGCCACACCAGGATCACGGGGGTGGGGTCCGGCACTAGTCACTTCTAGATCTCTCCAGATGCTGAGGTTGATTGAGAAGCTGGGCTTCTATCCCCATGTCACTCATGAAGGATAAGCACTGACATTACAGGAGAGGCTTTTTGGAAATGCTGAGTCCCTGGGCCCCACCCTAGACCTCCTTTATATCTCAGCAAGACCCCTAGGGCACTGGCACCTGTGCGAAGCCCTGACTGAAACTCAGTGCAGGGGCCCCTGCTCCCTGGGTGCAGTGGCGTCTCATGGCCACCAGGCGGCTTAGGAGGACGGAGCCTCAAGGCCAGGCTGCTGGAACCAAACCTGGCGAAAAGCAAAGGCTTCCACAGGGGCAGGGATGTGGACTCTGGATGACATTACTGGTTTCTCATTAAAAAGCTCTTTCAAATCATTTCCTACCTTTTGCataaagaagagacaaaaaaaaaaaaaaaagaataggcagTCATACTGACCTATGTTTGCATGAATAAACCCAAAGACATACAAGCAACTAATAAAACTGTCTGTGAGGAGTGGGTGGAAAACAGGAGCACGGCGATCAGGGGAAGTAAAACTTTTTACTCTGCGCCTCTTTGTATCCACTTTTCCTTTCTTAGCcggtcttaaaaattaaaaacgaaGAAAACTCAGGTCAAAACCTGATAACCATCCCAGCCCATCCTTGGTGCCACTGTGGCCCTGGTAGCGGCACACAGACAGCAGATGGAGCATGCAGGTCGGAGTCAGCGAGAGCAGTCTGCCCTCGCCGCTGTCCAGAGCCTCCACACGCTGCGGACGACAGCCGCTGCCATCACAGCCCTCCCCATGCCCCCAGGTTACCACAGCAACCGAAGCACGAGGGCCCAGGACAGTGCTGCGGCTCCTCGCAGGAGAGAGGACGCGCAGCTGTGCCAGGGCGTGGGGCCCGGACCGCGTCAGGAGGCTCCTTGAGTGCCTCAAAGACGCCACCTCAAGGGGAGTTCTCTGCTGAGAAGTGCTGAGCCGCTCCTGGCAAACCCCAGGGCCTGCCTGCGCCAGCCCCCCTCACTCCCATGTCGAGAACACTCGTTTCCTCAAGCATCTGGCCTGGCCCCTCTCTCCAAGCTCCTACTCACCCCAGGCCTGTAAGCCAGCTCATCACTGAGCAGCCTGTCTGTCTCTgctgaactgattttttaaaatcaaaggtcATGGTAATGGAAAGAAAGTTTCTTCCTCACTGGGAGCAAGTGACTGATAAGGCAGGCAGATTGTGACACAGCAGAGAGACGAAACAGCAATCAGCCAGAGGACCTGCTACTTCAGACATCACAGTGCAAAGATGTCTCTCCACAGGAGCCACCAAGAACCAACTGCAAGTCTCTCACCCAAACCCTGGCCGTAAACGACTCATCAATGTAACAGGGATAGGAATCCCCAGGACTCTTCTAAACCCTGACGAGTACGTTAAACCCACAGATCTGTAACCCTGACGAGTATGTTAAACCCACAGATCTGTAACTTCAGTAAGCTCTCCAGGTCCCACCAAGAAAGGAACTGAGATTTCACACATCTTAAAGCTGTCTGATCCGAGGCTACCACTCCCccgcccaccaccaccaccaccaaaaaaatatCCCAACAACCACTGCCCAAGTCTGTCTCTGGGTCAGAGCACTGTTACTTCATTAGAGCTCTTATCGAGTAAGAACTAGGAACAAACATGAAATAAAGCAGAGTAACACTGCCATGGGGCTGGTCTGCACTATGAACAATGCAAGCCCTACTAATGACCATAGAGACAGTCCTCTGGATCATGGACTATCCAAGGTCTCTGACAACTTCCTCTGACTATAATAGGAAACATAAGCAGAGAGGCAAATAGGTGTACTCGTAGAGTCTACTCAGGGAGGCACTAGGGGTAAATGATGCCCAAAGGGAGGATATGGGATGACTATGTACTACTGGACAGCCCCCTTAACAAAGCTCAGTGCTTCCCAAAGTCAGTTCAATCCAACACTAGTCTCCCAGATGCTCCCCTAAAACAGGTTCCCAGGTCACAAGAGCCTGACAGACAGTCCACATTATATACGATATCATCCTATGTTTTGAGAGTTACAATGGACAGCACTcattaaaggctctgagaagtcctgcaatAAAAAAAACTTTCCTTTCAGAAAGACTGGGTTAATAAACTTTTGGGGCCATGGAACTCCTCTTCAACTTAAAATCACATTGGGGAAACAGGAGCATGTGTAAGGCCATACAACACGATTGCCTTACTTTCAATTGAAAGCCAGAGCAAATAGCTCCTTTGCCTGAAACCCTTCTCCCCAGGGCTCTAAATTGGTGTCATCCGACCTCTCGGATCTCCTCTTATTCCAAGAGACTCCTCGCTCATTCTCAAATCAGCCACGTTCTTTTCTGACTTAAGAGCTTCATATGCACTGCTCTCCCTGCACGGAACCCACTCCTCCTCGCCTGCCCCATGACTACTCTTTGTCAATCACTCATTTCAGCTCAAGGGCCCCTTCACATAGGTTCTCCATGAAGCCCTCTGGCCTGGAGCTGTGAAAACTGTATTTGCTACGGTGTCCGGCCTACAGTAATCTCAATAAGAGATACAGATTATGAGCATTTCTGTTATTCTCCCTTATGACAAGCTATGATGTCTGTTTTCTGTTGACTGGCTTTCACGTTTCTCCCTGTCCTAGAACCTGAGCTCCATCCATCTGGGAGCCCCTCGGCCTAAAACCCCAGCACCGAGAATGAGACTCATCTGCTGCaggagtgaatggatgaatgatgaAAGCCCTTCCTCCAGGGCTGGTCAAGCCCTTACATTCATCAGAGAGAGGACGACCTTCCTTCAATCAGCCCCGTAAGAaatgaagaggaggcagccccgaGCCCCCACCCGCCCCAGAGGTGGTGGACAGGCACTCACTTCCACAGCtgcgcattcagatgcttctccACCATGAGGTTGAGGGCGCAGCGAAGCCGGTTCCACCTGGAGTCAAACACGTAATAGCCTCTTCCAATCTGCCGGCTCCCGAATGTGCAAAACTGCAAAGAAAGAAAGCACACGCTTGGGCTCGCAGACTCTGAGGGTACACGGCCCGGGAAGGATAGGCCGGGACAGACAGCACTGACTGAGGACCGCGGGCTGTGAAGCATGAACGTGACAATGCCTAGCCCTGAGCATCATGGAAGAGACTGGGAGCAGCAGCAGACACGCCCGCCAGAGAGCATGCCGCCTCGGGGCAACCCGCACGGATGAGGGCATGCTGCGGTCCCCGGCACGCCCCCTGGCACTGCCCTATCCCTGCTGCGTGGGGAGGGTCGGCACGGGGGCTGGTATGGAACTTACAGATGCTGGCTGAGGATGATGACCTGAATAATGACAGTCCAGTTTTTCAACAGACTCTTCTttgtcatcgccttctccctcCTCACTGGATAACCGAGAAGCTGGCTCAGTGGCAGgcaggggagggtgtggagacTCATGGACTGGAGGAGGGTCAATGGGGGCACTCCCACCTTGCTGAGCAGGGCAGCCTGGAGGCCTTGGTGAGCAGAAAGTGCAGCACTGATCAGATCACACCACATGTCTGGGAATCAGCCGCCTCGACTCAGATACAACCACGTATCCAAAACCACCAGAGGAGCTCTGGGCGCCACCACTAGCCCTTGGGGACACAGACGCAGATCCGGGGTGCCTGGAGTGAAGAGTCTCTCTCCTGAACCACACAACGTCAAATGGAGCTTTCTGCCAGGTCTAATCAAAGTCACTTACAACCATTCTCCTTCCCACCTGGTCTTCCTATTCTCCCCCAAAAAGGCGAGATGCATGTGGAACTTAAGCAAATTCTTTCTTTGATTCCTCTTCACATTTCACTTGGAACTGGGTTACTAAGGTGATCAATGAAATTACAGGTAACGTGCTCTAAAATAACTTAACAGGGACAGGAGGTGGTAAAAGAAGGTGGGTTGATGTGGGTA contains these protein-coding regions:
- the ATXN7 gene encoding ataxin-7 isoform X2, giving the protein MSERAADDVRGEPRRAAAAAGGAAAAAARQQQQQPPQPQRQPPPPRRLRPEDGGPGAASTSAAAAMATVGERRPLPSPEAMLGQSWNLWVEASKLPGKDGTELDESYKEFGKNREVMGLCREDMPIFGLCPAHDDFYLVVCNDCNQVVKPQAFQSHYERRHSSSSKPSLAVPPTSVFSFFPSLSKSKGGSGSGSSRSSSGGVLSASSLSSKLLKSPKEKLQLRGNRPMHPIQQNRVPHGRIMTPSVKVEKIHPKMDGTLLKPAAGPACPAPASSSVKPGLNCPSIPKPTLPSPGHVLNGKGLPAPPVLEKKSEDYSNNRKFLNKRLSEREFDPDIHCGVIDVDTKKPCTRSLTCKTHSLTQRRAVQGRRKRFDVLLAEHKNKTREKDSIRHPDSQQPAQPLRDPHPIPPRTSQEPHQNSHGVIPSESKPFIASKPKPHTPSLPRPPGCPAQQGGSAPIDPPPVHESPHPPLPATEPASRLSSEEGEGDDKEESVEKLDCHYSGHHPQPASFCTFGSRQIGRGYYVFDSRWNRLRCALNLMVEKHLNAQLWKKIPPVPSTTSPMSTRVPHRTNSVPTSHCGVSYLAAATMSPSPVPLSSTCVSPSSKSVPAHGTTLNAQPAASGAVDPVSSMQSRQVSSSSSPSTPSGLSSVPSSPMARKPQKLKSSKSLRPKDSSGNSTNCHSASSSASGGSGKKRKNSSPLLVPSSSSSASSSSSSHSMESFRKNCVAHSGPPHPAAVASAPGISLNCVVSRANSLGGRHEQPGCRGTSGGNPCESIKRMSVMVNSGDSTLSLGPFVHQAGSELPVNSHGAYPHSHTPLDKLLGKKRKCSPGSSGVNSGGGSSKPAKVARLPAVNNVHPKHAGPSPAAPGLTNSSLLHQVGQGLGPPWGGPWPLP
- the ATXN7 gene encoding ataxin-7 isoform X3; this translates as MEGDKKPPQSSPSSARGLKALPERRHSSSSKPSLAVPPTSVFSFFPSLSKSKGGSGSGSSRSSSGGVLSASSLSSKLLKSPKEKLQLRGNRPMHPIQQNRVPHGRIMTPSVKVEKIHPKMDGTLLKPAAGPACPAPASSSVKPGLNCPSIPKPTLPSPGHVLNGKGLPAPPVLEKKSEDYSNNRKFLNKRLSEREFDPDIHCGVIDVDTKKPCTRSLTCKTHSLTQRRAVQGRRKRFDVLLAEHKNKTREKDSIRHPDSQQPAQPLRDPHPIPPRTSQEPHQNSHGVIPSESKPFIASKPKPHTPSLPRPPGCPAQQGGSAPIDPPPVHESPHPPLPATEPASRLSSEEGEGDDKEESVEKLDCHYSGHHPQPASFCTFGSRQIGRGYYVFDSRWNRLRCALNLMVEKHLNAQLWKKIPPVPSTTSPMSTRVPHRTNSVPTSHCGVSYLAAATMSPSPVPLSSTCVSPSSKSVPAHGTTLNAQPAASGAVDPVSSMQSRQVSSSSSPSTPSGLSSVPSSPMARKPQKLKSSKSLRPKDSSGNSTNCHSASSSASGGSGKKRKNSSPLLVPSSSSSASSSSSSHSMESFRKNCVAHSGPPHPAAVASAPGISLNCVVSRANSLGGRHEQPGCRGTSGGNPCESIKRMSVMVNSGDSTLSLGPFVHQAGSELPVNSHGAYPHSHTPLDKLLGKKRKCSPGSSGVNSGGGSSKPAKVARLPAVNNVHPKHAGPSPAAPGLTNSSLLHQVGQGLGPPWGGPWPLP